The Macadamia integrifolia cultivar HAES 741 chromosome 4, SCU_Mint_v3, whole genome shotgun sequence genome contains the following window.
ataggatTTTAAGAAGTTGACCACATTATACCTTGCATTGTGGAGTGTAAGGCTTTACATTTATGAGGGTTTAGATACATGATGAGAAGAGAAATGTCATAAAATAGTGGAGGCTTTCATCAATACTCAAATTTTGGGCTTTTCCAAAGAGGAAGGTCTCTATGCAGGATTTCAAATATCATATTGGAGTTGGTGAAATCAGCCAATTCGACTCGGAATCTACCAAAGCTGTCCTGGTTAACCACGATTTTTGGTTTACTGAGTCCGACCAAGTTAGGCCAagttattcatccaaaaaatggTTAGGCCAAGTCTGACTAATTCTTGGAGTATTCCAGCCAATTATGGGACGTTTCGGATCCTTGTCTTTGTGTGATGGAGGGAATACAACTCAGTTTGGCAACTGAATCAATAGTATGATCAATAACCCTGCCAACTGCATAAAATTAGCAATCTTATATCAGCATGAATGAATTTACTCACCAGTCTCTTATTTGAAACAGAACCTATGCGAGGTGCTTCTTTTATGTATTCCTCCATTGTTGCAAGAAAGGATGGAGGTGGCTGTTTAACACAGAAAAAGGTtcgatattaaaaaaatattcatcctCTCTTCTGAAAATCTTCCATTACAGTGAAAGAAAGAACCTGTCTCAAAGTTGGAAACTGAAAGTTCCTAGCAAGGTCCAATCCTTTGCAGAATTCGTAAAAATAAGCAAGATTTTCAGCCTGTCATAAGATTAaagggaagaggaaaaaaaaagggggggggggcacaAAGTCAATAGGAATCTCTAAAgggaaaattttagaaaattccAAAGATACAACTGCGGCTATGCTTCACTTTTATAAATCAATGAGCAGCCCTTAAAAGACAAAAGGGTATGGCTTCCAAAACCTGTTGCCCTGCTCGTTTGTAGGTATTGAGAGCTTTAACCGCATCATGTCTTGACATGTCAAAGAACTGCAATGAGGTACAAAATCTGTGATTGACTTGAAAGACAACATATTTATGAACACAGTCAAGTCCAAAAGTTATCGAAGACATTTAGCATCTTGCAGTATAACCTTACCACATCCACAAGATTGATAATTCCATCATTGATGGCACAATATATTTTAAAGCTCTCTTTCAGTACCTACATAACCATAATTTAGAATATCTTAGTCCCTATTAGAACTAAGAAGAAATAACTTATATATTTAAACCAAAAATTGAACTCCAAAGCTGCTAGAAACTACTttataatataattaaacatcGTCAAAAAATTGCCTTCATTCATAACAGTTTGAGATCTTTGATCACATTTAGAACAAATCAATCCTGTCATTGAAGTTGTAAAAGTGGAGGAACACCCCCCCCAAGGAGTCCAAGAGCAAGAACAACCCAAAGAACCGCACAATCCACCATGAACCCTATGGAAGTCAAAGTAGTCCCTAGAAAGTCTCAAGAAAACTGGATGATGTAAGGAACTATTGATAATGGTGATGAAACTCTGCTTAATGCAAAATAGGTTCTCTTAGGGGTATAATAGTGACTGTCAAATTCTAAGGCTTGAGAAAGTGCATGCACACGAACATCCACCCACCCACAGATTCACACATACACAAACAGATGCACAAACACACACAAAgacaaataaaggaaagaataatTCGTAACTCCATTAGCTTTCATTTTTAAGCCTGCAGTTGTAAAAAAATCTATCCTATTCAGAGCATAATTATAtctaattgaaaaaataatcaatgagaatgcagattttttttaagtttgcgGATCCAATTTAAGTCTAACATAATAGAAAGATAGGTAGGCATGGACATATATATAGGGAGAAGATTCTTTGAGCAAGAGGAATAAAGGATAAAACCAATGAGGTGCGACAAAACATTATCATACATAGGAGGGCAGCAAGGTCATTTCATGCGAGGAAAGAGATAGACTCAGAGGTGCCAGCACACCCTGCCCCGGCAGCTTAGAGAGCCTtttgccatatatatatatatgggagaaagaacactgTCCGCCCCCGCCCTCTATGCTCGACACAGTTGGGCATGAAAAGACAGCTTCCCAtgtcactctctttctctccccttgAGAAATGACCCACATGCCCCTCCCTATCCTGCCCTCCCATTGATTGAGCCGCTATTCTTGTCACCAAAATGGTAAAGTGAGAAGTTgaaaccttcttttgattgcacCGTGTTTATccccaaaagttatttaatgtaggggtAAAACAGAGTcttcaaaataattttaaaatgacTTGTCATTATGCCATTATTAAAAGCTGCACATTTTCCAAGTAGGCATATGAAATGACAGGATTTAccctcattggaaaaaaaatgctatactaagaaggaaaaagaataaagttatgattttctttttcaccaaccttgattacaacaagattttccctatatgtgtgtgtgtttaaaAGAACAAATATATTTCCTGAAGCAATATCCAACATGGCATAGAACAGAGATAGGAGTTAGtctaagagaaaaagaagtgaCAAAGTCCATATACCAGAGCCAAGGCATACTGTATAAGGTAGTTGCTAAAAGCTGCTCCCTCCGGCTGCAAAAAGTGGCAAATATTATGAAACCCCCTTTAAATATCAAGACAACTCATTGATGGAAATTATATTCTTTTCATTTGCTTTTTTTACTATTCTAGACacacacatatgcacatcaCACAGACATTAGTGAACTTAGAAAGCTAATGTGATCAGACAAAACAAGTATTTTATATCAACTTTACCTGGCAACCGACCAGGCGGTATAGCAGCTGCTGTAAGGCAGGCAACTGCTCCAACAGGTCTTCGCTACCTAATAGCCTTGTTCTGCTATGTCCCTGCTAATACAGAGAGAGATTTATGAACTAGGAAAAACAGTTGCAGAGTTTCACTTAATAATCAGCTGAATGCACCCAAATGAAGCAATGCACACACACCTTGGCTGGACCATGCGAGAATTTATTCATTCGTTCTGCTTCAATATCATACCTCAAAATCCTAAAACACTCAAGCCGTTCCTCCAGAAAAAGTGCATATGAACGGACCCATGCAGAGCAATCCCAAGCTGCAGGGAAAAAATTTCTCCATCTatgaaagtggaaaaaaaaagatgcaagTTTTTGTCAAGGGAATAAAAACTCAGCCATAAACTGCAAAAGATAAATGTTATACCAAGGGGGCTAGAGTCATCCTTGAAATTGGATATTTGGAGTACATGTCCTCTATGTGAGTAGTTAAGCAGCTCCTCCCTGAAGGTCGGATCACCCTCTCTCAATGTTCTATGAATAACTATCAATGTCTTCAAAGCAACCTGTTGACCATAGGCACCAAAAGGTTAAAATTGCATAGCTTAAATTGCTTAATGTGTACAATAGGTCAGAAGACAGACTGCCAAGGAACAATTAGTTATATAACTAAAATACTTAACAAAGGCCCTTAGTCTATCGCccctttccttcctctctctctctctctctcaacccccccccctctcatacACACAGACAGAAGAGAACTAATATGGAACTGATATCAATCAAATATCCAAAAAATTTAGCCTGTTTCAAATTAAACTAATAAGACCTATCAAAGAAGATTTATGGGTGTTTGAATAAACTGTTGAAAGCAAATTTTTAGGCTTCCAGAAGCTTATCCAAAGACGGCCTTAGGCTAATTAATCATGCATTGTAGTGAGCACAGATTTTATCTAACATAAGAAGTAGAGAATGAAGAGAGAAGATTACAATCCAGTCACGCGTCTTGGCCAATCTTCTTGCAAGTGCATGAATGCAGTAAGCAACATCAGCCCGGGGTTGGACTACAGAGGTAGCAGCAAAAATTTCTGAAACACAGCCATCagttcaaaattaaaaaagatgATAAATGAATTAGACAGAAAACATATTCCATTAATTTGAAGAACATGGTTAACAAGTCTAaatttccacccaaaaaaagggCGAGGGGAAACAATTCCAAATCTAAATTCCCATGTCAGACGAAGATTCTCATTCAAACAAAACTAATCAACAAAAAAACAAGCAGCGATTCAATCTAGGGGAGTGTTAGCACCAGCTCATTGATTCAGAATGTGGCCATGCTCCAAAAAGAGCATGGCATGTTGCAGCTAtatgggcatatgtgatatgtATGTTCATCCCCAACGGCTGGAAAGCATTTTAATTAATGAGCGTGGTGCTGGCATTTCCCTTCAATCTATTCAGACCAAAAATCAAGCACTGAATCTTCACAATCATTAAAAAACGAAATTTTAAATCAAAGATTTTGTGTTTCCACAAGGATCCCTAACCTTATCAACCAAATTTCAGTGAAACGCAAACAGAAATTGATTTCAAACAAATAATTCCCACTCACTTCTAACGTGCCGTTCCTTCGGAGGGCATTCGACATGATTCGTAGCCTTAACAATGGCAATATCCAAATCCTTTCCatcaaaatgaaacaaaaccaaatcaaatatcaataactcaaaaagaaaatcataaccgaacaagagagagaaaacgaTTTGGGTGAAATGCAGACCTTGAATTCGCTATTGACCTTGGCTAGGCCAACCATTGTGGTATCCTTGAGTGCTCCATAAGCTTTACGCCAGCTCTGAAGCGTCCCCATTTGTTCTGCAAGACTCTGTTCTCTCTTTGTTAAtcggcgaagaagaagaagaagaagggccaAAGCAGAGGACAAGGAATGGgaggagaaaaggaggaagactctctctctctctctctccggtTTTCGCAACTTCGCAACCGTCTCTTCTCTTACCACAACAACCGTCTTTCTCGTTAATCccgctctcctctctcttccctccaaAACGTGAGCAgaactaagagagagagatagaagggCCCACAAGGGTATTGTTGTCCTTTTCATTAAATGTCGGATTTTCTAATCATTTGGGAATAGAAAAGTCACGTTTTGGCATTTTGTTAGGAAATCTAGCTGTAGTTATCATGGTGATAGTGCACAGTAACGTAACGGGTATCGGTCACATCTAAAACTGTTATGATATTGAATCATAGGTATTAGGGGTAACACATGGCCGGgatgggccgggtttcttagaACTAATTCAAGTCCTCAAAATTTACGCAGGTCTAATCCTGCCAGGTTCATACCAATCCAATCGACCTTAATTTATCATATCAGGCACAGGTTGGGTCGACCCTAGCTTttgcaatggttggattaactttGATTGACCTGTTTTTGTAATTCATAgcttatatattaaaaaattatagaaagataaaataccaataggagtcctaaattataatataaaaattcatggTTAAATTTTGGGCTTGGTTAACCTGGGTTGAGGCCTCGACTCGAGCCTAACCTAACATTGACCcaatgttggggtttttcaatcctaaccCTCCCCCatggtcaaaaaacttggcctaAGCCCTGTTATAGCTTAGGGCGGGCTAGGGCAGGTTCAGCTTGTCAAGgtcaaactttcacccctaatcGGTATCAACATAAATATCTTtgctttttctaaaaaaattagattttatttacttttacCCTAACGCCGGATGCAATACCAATATTTAGGAACCGTTTGGCAATGTTATGTTTATGTCGTTTCTGCTTTTTCTTGTTTCCAAAGACAGAGAAACatcctaaaaagcgtttgataaagttgttctgtttcacccgtttatacaaacataaataaaaatttatgcctatttataattctagaaacgacattgacgacttgtttcgtcatttctacaaatgaatttg
Protein-coding sequences here:
- the LOC122077240 gene encoding putative clathrin assembly protein At5g57200, which codes for MGTLQSWRKAYGALKDTTMVGLAKVNSEFKDLDIAIVKATNHVECPPKERHVRKIFAATSVVQPRADVAYCIHALARRLAKTRDWIVALKTLIVIHRTLREGDPTFREELLNYSHRGHVLQISNFKDDSSPLAWDCSAWVRSYALFLEERLECFRILRYDIEAERMNKFSHGPAKGHSRTRLLGSEDLLEQLPALQQLLYRLVGCQPEGAAFSNYLIQYALALVLKESFKIYCAINDGIINLVDVFFDMSRHDAVKALNTYKRAGQQAENLAYFYEFCKGLDLARNFQFPTLRQPPPSFLATMEEYIKEAPRIGSVSNKRLEYHDKNEVQEKQEPSPPEIVKPVEEPEAEDKNLIEEPEEEPQSENEVEAPQVESAPDTGDLLGLNEIHPRAAELEESNAMALAIIPSGDDPLSSKNGLAGIGASGSGWELALVTASSNNTSHMTDSKLAGGFNKLLLDSLYEDDTARRQLQLQNAGYGIGGVGAQQQSEGYGTSFGFHSQFDQQDPFSISNSIAPPTNVQMALMAQQQQQQQQQMMMQPQQHQQHMMMVPYQYSPQYPQHPMQQMGSTNPFGDPFLGPSQSVPPQQGHHSLI